A genomic region of Candidatus Pseudomonas phytovorans contains the following coding sequences:
- a CDS encoding aspartyl/asparaginyl beta-hydroxylase domain-containing protein: MTFSFAAKAGVLLVFFGSVLFVHLRGKARLPVLRQFVNHSALFAPYNALMYLFSGVPSKPYLDRQRFPELDVLKDNWQDIREEAMRLFDEGYIRAAEKDNDAGFGSFFKKGWKRFYLKWYDKPLPSAEALCPRTVELVSSIPNVKGAMFALLPGGSHLNPHRDPFAGSLRYHLGLSTPNSDACRIYVDGEEYAWRDGEDVMFDETYVHWVKNETDVTRVILFCDIERPLSSPLMTRINRKVSAFLGRATAPQNTDDERVGGINQAYAWSKRFSNKISGHVKKFKRANPKAYRVLRPVLAVVVAFLLYRWLF; the protein is encoded by the coding sequence ATGACCTTTTCCTTTGCAGCCAAGGCGGGTGTCCTGCTGGTGTTTTTCGGCAGTGTGCTTTTCGTGCATCTGCGCGGCAAGGCTCGCCTGCCGGTGTTGCGCCAGTTCGTCAACCATTCGGCGCTGTTCGCCCCCTACAACGCCCTGATGTACCTGTTTTCCGGCGTGCCGTCCAAGCCCTACCTGGACCGCCAGCGCTTTCCTGAACTGGACGTACTGAAGGACAACTGGCAAGACATTCGTGAAGAGGCCATGCGCCTGTTCGACGAGGGTTACATTCGCGCAGCCGAAAAGGACAACGACGCCGGGTTCGGTTCGTTCTTCAAGAAGGGCTGGAAGCGTTTTTACCTGAAGTGGTACGACAAACCGCTGCCATCGGCTGAAGCCCTGTGCCCGCGCACCGTCGAGCTGGTCAGCAGCATCCCCAACGTCAAGGGCGCGATGTTCGCCCTGTTGCCCGGCGGCAGCCACCTGAACCCGCACCGTGACCCGTTCGCCGGGTCGCTGCGCTACCACCTGGGCCTTTCCACGCCGAACTCCGATGCTTGCCGCATCTACGTCGATGGCGAGGAATACGCCTGGCGTGACGGCGAAGATGTGATGTTCGACGAAACCTACGTGCACTGGGTCAAGAACGAGACCGACGTTACCCGTGTCATCCTGTTCTGCGACATCGAGCGCCCGCTGAGCAGCCCGCTGATGACCCGCATCAACCGCAAGGTCAGCGCCTTCCTCGGCCGTGCTACCGCGCCGCAGAACACCGATGACGAGCGTGTGGGCGGTATCAACCAGGCGTATGCGTGGAGCAAGCGCTTCAGCAACAAGATTAGCGGCCATGTGAAGAAGTTCAAGCGCGCCAACCCCAAGGCTTACCGCGTGCTGCGGCCGGTGCTGGCTGTGGTGGTGGCGTTTTTGCTTTACCGCTGGCTGTTCTGA
- a CDS encoding DMT family transporter: MSVFSKSSVASAATTSLFVLLWSSGAIVSKLGLAHASPFAFLLLRSALALTGLLLIGPLLGLRWPRSRGAILRALGTGCVLLGAYQIFYLLALNTHVTPGVMATVMGVQPILTVVLMERQRSWSRLFGLGLGLAGLIMVVYQGINLGGVSLAGMLFALLALASMTLGSILQKRITDNPMGTLPLQYLAGFAMCALFAPLQPLHVEWTGGFVGALLWMGLVVSLLATLLLYRLIAKGNLVNVTSLFYLVPAVTAVMDFLIFGNRLAALSLLGMGLIVVGLLFVFRKPAARLAQA, from the coding sequence ATGTCTGTCTTTTCCAAATCTTCCGTGGCCTCGGCGGCTACTACCAGCCTGTTCGTCCTGCTCTGGAGCAGCGGCGCCATCGTTTCCAAGCTGGGCCTGGCCCATGCCAGTCCGTTCGCTTTCCTGCTGTTACGCTCGGCGCTGGCACTCACAGGCCTGCTGCTGATCGGCCCGCTGCTGGGGCTGCGCTGGCCGCGCAGCCGAGGGGCCATTCTGCGTGCCCTGGGTACTGGCTGTGTGCTGCTCGGCGCCTATCAGATCTTCTACTTGCTGGCGCTCAACACGCACGTGACGCCTGGCGTCATGGCCACGGTGATGGGGGTGCAACCCATCCTGACTGTGGTGCTGATGGAGCGCCAACGGTCGTGGAGCCGTCTTTTCGGCCTGGGGCTGGGATTGGCTGGCTTGATCATGGTGGTCTACCAAGGCATCAACCTGGGCGGGGTCTCGCTGGCGGGGATGCTGTTTGCCCTGCTGGCGCTGGCCAGCATGACGCTGGGTTCGATCCTGCAGAAACGCATCACCGATAACCCCATGGGTACGCTGCCGTTGCAGTACCTGGCAGGTTTTGCCATGTGCGCGCTGTTTGCCCCCTTGCAACCGCTTCATGTCGAGTGGACCGGCGGTTTTGTCGGCGCGTTGCTGTGGATGGGCCTGGTGGTCTCGTTGCTGGCGACCTTGCTGCTGTATCGGCTGATCGCCAAGGGTAACCTGGTCAATGTCACCAGCCTGTTCTACCTGGTGCCGGCAGTGACTGCGGTGATGGACTTCCTGATCTTCGGCAACCGCCTGGCAGCGCTCAGCCTGTTGGGCATGGGGTTGATCGTGGTGGGCTTATTGTTCGTGTTTCGCAAGCCCGCCGCGCGCTTGGCGCAGGCGTAG
- a CDS encoding DUF4265 domain-containing protein codes for MNSAYKKVLFRLEQDENGYPPASVEGLWAKAVEGGYAVDNIPFHVYGIAPGDVITTREENGEAWFDALRSSAGSSVFRVLVKPPETLDQVRAALQDFGCNCETEQAVKMLAVEVPPHRSLDTLLYYLLTQREAGLLDFEEGILRHAIPEEFR; via the coding sequence ATGAACAGCGCGTACAAGAAGGTCCTGTTCCGCCTGGAACAGGACGAAAACGGTTACCCGCCGGCCTCGGTCGAGGGCCTGTGGGCCAAGGCCGTGGAAGGCGGCTATGCTGTCGACAACATTCCCTTCCATGTCTACGGCATTGCCCCGGGTGATGTGATAACCACCCGTGAAGAAAACGGCGAAGCCTGGTTCGATGCCCTGCGCAGCAGCGCCGGCAGCTCGGTGTTCCGGGTGCTGGTAAAGCCCCCGGAAACCCTGGACCAGGTACGCGCGGCCCTGCAGGACTTCGGCTGTAACTGCGAAACCGAGCAGGCCGTGAAAATGCTGGCTGTCGAGGTGCCGCCGCACCGTTCGCTCGACACCCTGCTCTACTACCTGCTCACCCAGCGCGAGGCTGGCCTGCTGGACTTCGAGGAAGGCATACTGCGCCACGCCATCCCCGAAGAGTTCCGCTAA
- a CDS encoding DMT family transporter: MSPIALARLLTLAAVWGASFLFMRIIAPELGTVPTAFFRVSIACLGLIAIVAVARVRWDFQGKLGACLVLGMINSGIPATFYSVAAQVLPAGYSAIFNATTPLMGVLIGVLFFREPMTLPKLCGIFLGLFGVGILSGAGPVALDMALVQGALACLAATTCYGFAGFLARRWISGLDSRLSALGSMLGATLLLSPLFAWSALSQPPASWGGWQVWLSLLGLGLLCTAFAYILYFRLLEEIGPVKASTVTFLIPVFGVLWGAWLLDEPLSMAHLYGGLLIGMALWLVLRPARS, from the coding sequence GTGAGCCCCATCGCCCTAGCCCGCCTGCTGACCCTTGCTGCCGTCTGGGGGGCGAGCTTCCTGTTCATGCGCATCATCGCCCCCGAGCTAGGCACAGTGCCCACCGCGTTCTTTCGCGTGTCCATTGCCTGCCTGGGCCTGATTGCCATCGTCGCCGTCGCCCGCGTGCGTTGGGACTTCCAGGGCAAACTCGGCGCCTGCCTGGTGCTGGGCATGATCAACTCCGGTATCCCTGCCACCTTCTATTCCGTTGCCGCACAGGTACTGCCAGCCGGCTACTCGGCCATCTTCAACGCCACCACGCCACTGATGGGCGTGCTGATCGGCGTGCTGTTCTTCCGTGAGCCCATGACCTTGCCCAAGCTGTGCGGCATCTTCCTGGGCCTGTTTGGCGTCGGCATCCTTAGCGGCGCCGGCCCGGTAGCGCTGGACATGGCCTTGGTGCAAGGCGCCCTCGCCTGCCTGGCGGCCACCACTTGCTACGGTTTTGCCGGCTTTCTTGCCCGCCGCTGGATCAGCGGCCTGGACAGCCGCCTGTCGGCGCTGGGCAGCATGCTCGGCGCTACCTTGCTGCTGAGCCCCCTGTTCGCCTGGAGCGCGCTGAGCCAGCCGCCCGCCAGCTGGGGCGGCTGGCAGGTGTGGCTGTCGCTGCTGGGCCTGGGCCTGTTGTGCACCGCATTCGCCTACATCCTGTACTTCCGCCTGCTGGAAGAAATCGGCCCGGTCAAAGCCAGCACCGTCACCTTCCTGATCCCGGTATTCGGCGTATTGTGGGGGGCGTGGTTGCTCGACGAACCGCTGTCGATGGCTCACCTGTACGGCGGTTTGCTGATTGGCATGGCACTGTGGCTGGTACTGCGCCCGGCGCGCAGTTGA
- the aceK gene encoding bifunctional isocitrate dehydrogenase kinase/phosphatase — MTQHWPAGEIARMILDGFDDYREHFRRITLGARERFEQARWQDSQRAAAARINLYEQKVGEVNGWLRDAFDHEVLLEVEQWPLVKSAYIHLIDPRLDDELSETWYNSLFCSLFSHDQISDGCMFIHTTRPSIRNHQRAAQTSTYCPNGNLKGLLRAILADHAFAYGDLESDVSRLEAQLRESLPDWVCKDPTLAVELFSPVLYRNKGAYLVGRLHNSDEQWPLVIPLLHREGHGIEADALITDEAEVSIIFSFTRSYFMVDVPVPAEFVNFLKRILPGKHIAELYTSIGFYKHGKSEFYRALINHLAGSDDCFVMAPGVRGMVMSVFTLPGFNTVFKIIKDRFSPSKTVDRATVIDKYRLVKSVDRVGRLADTQEFADFRFPRGKFEPQCLAELLEVAPSTVVVEGDTVLIRHCWTERRMTPLNLYLEHASEGQVLEALEDYGLAIKQLAAANIFPGDMLLKNFGVTRHGRVVFYDYDEISFLTEVNFRHIPPPRYPEDEMSGEPWYSIGPHDVFPEEFPPFLFADMGQRRLFSRLHGELYDADYWKGLQAAIREGKVIDVFPYRRRAR, encoded by the coding sequence ATGACCCAGCACTGGCCTGCCGGCGAGATCGCCCGGATGATCCTCGATGGCTTCGACGACTATCGCGAGCATTTTCGCCGCATCACCCTCGGCGCCCGCGAGCGTTTCGAACAGGCGCGCTGGCAAGACAGCCAGCGGGCAGCAGCTGCACGGATCAACCTTTATGAACAGAAGGTTGGCGAGGTCAACGGCTGGTTGCGTGACGCGTTCGATCACGAGGTGCTGCTGGAAGTCGAGCAGTGGCCTTTGGTGAAAAGTGCCTATATCCACCTGATCGACCCGCGCCTGGACGATGAGCTGTCAGAGACCTGGTACAACTCATTGTTCTGCAGCCTGTTCAGCCATGACCAGATCAGCGACGGCTGCATGTTCATCCACACCACCCGGCCATCGATCCGCAACCACCAGCGCGCTGCACAAACCTCTACCTATTGCCCCAATGGCAACCTCAAGGGCCTGTTGCGGGCGATCCTCGCCGACCATGCATTCGCCTATGGCGACCTTGAAAGCGATGTGTCACGCCTTGAGGCACAACTGCGCGAAAGCTTGCCCGACTGGGTGTGCAAAGACCCGACGCTGGCGGTGGAGCTGTTTTCCCCAGTGCTGTACCGCAACAAGGGGGCCTACCTGGTCGGCCGGCTGCACAACAGCGATGAGCAGTGGCCGTTGGTGATCCCGCTGTTGCACCGCGAAGGGCATGGTATCGAGGCCGATGCGCTGATCACCGACGAGGCCGAGGTATCGATCATCTTTTCCTTCACCCGCTCGTATTTCATGGTCGATGTGCCGGTGCCGGCAGAGTTCGTCAACTTCCTCAAGCGCATCTTGCCGGGCAAGCACATTGCCGAGCTGTACACCTCCATCGGTTTTTACAAGCATGGCAAGTCGGAGTTTTACCGGGCACTGATCAATCACCTGGCCGGCAGCGACGACTGCTTCGTCATGGCGCCCGGTGTGCGGGGCATGGTGATGAGCGTGTTCACCCTGCCGGGCTTCAACACCGTGTTCAAGATCATCAAGGACCGCTTCTCGCCGTCAAAAACCGTCGACCGCGCCACGGTAATCGACAAGTACCGCCTGGTGAAAAGCGTCGACCGCGTTGGCCGCCTGGCCGATACCCAGGAGTTTGCCGATTTTCGCTTCCCGCGTGGCAAGTTCGAGCCGCAGTGCCTTGCCGAACTGCTGGAGGTGGCGCCGTCGACGGTGGTCGTGGAGGGTGACACGGTATTGATCCGCCACTGCTGGACCGAGCGGCGCATGACGCCGCTGAACCTGTACCTGGAACATGCCAGTGAAGGCCAGGTGCTGGAGGCGCTGGAGGATTACGGCCTGGCCATCAAGCAGCTGGCGGCGGCGAACATTTTCCCCGGCGACATGTTGCTGAAGAACTTTGGCGTTACCCGCCATGGCCGGGTCGTGTTCTATGACTATGACGAAATCAGCTTTTTGACTGAAGTGAACTTCCGCCATATCCCGCCACCGCGTTATCCCGAAGACGAGATGTCGGGCGAGCCGTGGTACTCCATCGGGCCGCATGATGTGTTCCCCGAAGAGTTTCCACCGTTCCTGTTTGCCGATATGGGCCAGCGGCGGTTATTCAGTCGCCTGCATGGGGAGTTATATGACGCGGATTACTGGAAGGGGCTGCAGGCGGCGATTCGCGAAGGGAAGGTGATTGATGTGTTTCCCTACCGGCGCAGGGCCCGGTGA
- a CDS encoding DUF6279 family lipoprotein, with translation MPLRLPKALLIAIGFALALAACSRIDLAYRNLDRLVPWSLGDYLDMNSEQKALLDDRLREHLAWHCKTQLPGYLDWLDRVRGMVADDQVTDQALQQRTREAREAIGRVAEEITPSATELLRGMSDSQVAEMRDAFREDISERQKQYVDTPLPKQVARRTERMEKRLTPWLGELTSGQKQRVQVWSQALGDQNREWISNRAHWQQQLLLAMNQRNDASFEPRLATLLQRKESLWTPQYRSAFQNTEQQARSLLVDLVQQSTPQQRRFLQDKLSKVRTDFSELKCLKG, from the coding sequence ATGCCGCTACGCCTGCCCAAAGCCCTGCTCATCGCCATCGGCTTCGCCCTGGCCTTGGCCGCCTGCAGCCGTATCGACCTGGCCTACCGTAACCTCGACCGCCTGGTGCCGTGGTCGCTGGGCGATTACCTGGACATGAACAGCGAACAGAAGGCTTTGCTCGACGACCGCTTGCGCGAGCACCTGGCCTGGCACTGCAAGACCCAACTGCCCGGCTACCTCGACTGGCTGGACCGGGTACGCGGCATGGTCGCCGATGACCAGGTGACCGACCAGGCCCTGCAGCAACGTACCCGCGAGGCCCGTGAGGCGATTGGCCGGGTGGCGGAGGAAATCACCCCGTCGGCCACCGAACTGCTGCGCGGCATGAGCGACAGCCAGGTGGCGGAAATGCGCGACGCCTTTCGCGAGGACATCAGCGAGCGCCAGAAGCAGTATGTGGATACGCCACTGCCCAAACAGGTCGCCCGCCGAACCGAGCGCATGGAGAAACGCCTGACGCCCTGGCTGGGCGAGCTGACGTCAGGGCAGAAGCAGCGGGTGCAGGTCTGGTCGCAGGCGCTGGGCGACCAGAACCGCGAATGGATCAGCAACCGTGCCCACTGGCAGCAGCAGTTGTTGCTGGCGATGAACCAGCGCAACGACGCCAGCTTCGAACCACGCCTGGCGACCCTGTTGCAGCGCAAGGAGAGCTTGTGGACGCCGCAATACCGCTCAGCGTTTCAAAATACCGAGCAGCAGGCGCGCAGTTTGCTGGTGGACCTGGTGCAGCAGAGTACCCCGCAACAGCGGCGGTTTTTACAGGACAAGTTGAGCAAGGTACGCACCGACTTCAGTGAGTTGAAGTGTTTGAAGGGGTAG
- a CDS encoding S1-like domain-containing RNA-binding protein encodes MALLGRYNSLQIVKHVEFGLYLDGGADGEILLPGRYIPKNAETEVDDWLNVFIYLDSEDQLIATTEKPKVQVGEFASLKVKDINGAGIFLDWGLSKDLMMPYSEEARQLKIGDYCVVHVYLDKRTRRITATSRLDRYLDVTPADYKVGQPVELLVAGETPMGFKAIINNRHWGLIHKNEVFKFLRSGMHEKGFIKEVRHDGKIALSLQPVGAALADSLQEQIMARLEAEGGVLGVCDKSDPELISKLFNVSKGNFKKAIGALFKQGLIVIHDDRIEKA; translated from the coding sequence ATGGCTCTGCTTGGGCGTTACAACAGTTTGCAAATTGTGAAACACGTAGAATTCGGCCTGTACCTGGACGGCGGCGCCGACGGCGAGATTCTGCTGCCCGGGCGCTACATCCCGAAAAACGCCGAGACCGAAGTGGATGACTGGCTGAACGTCTTCATCTACCTGGACAGCGAAGACCAGCTGATCGCCACCACCGAGAAGCCCAAGGTGCAGGTGGGTGAGTTTGCCAGCCTCAAGGTCAAGGACATCAACGGTGCCGGTATTTTCCTGGACTGGGGCCTGTCCAAGGACCTGATGATGCCGTACTCGGAAGAGGCCCGGCAGCTGAAGATCGGCGATTATTGCGTGGTGCACGTCTACTTGGACAAACGCACCCGCCGCATCACCGCCACGTCGCGCCTGGACCGTTACCTCGACGTCACCCCGGCCGACTACAAGGTCGGCCAGCCGGTCGAGCTGCTGGTGGCCGGCGAAACGCCGATGGGCTTCAAGGCCATCATCAACAACCGCCATTGGGGCCTGATCCACAAGAACGAGGTGTTCAAGTTCCTGCGTTCGGGCATGCACGAGAAAGGTTTCATCAAGGAAGTGCGCCACGACGGCAAGATTGCCCTGAGCCTGCAACCGGTAGGTGCGGCCCTGGCCGACAGCCTGCAAGAGCAGATCATGGCGCGCCTGGAGGCTGAAGGCGGGGTGTTGGGCGTGTGCGACAAAAGCGACCCGGAGCTGATCAGCAAGCTGTTCAACGTCAGCAAGGGCAATTTCAAGAAGGCCATTGGCGCATTGTTCAAGCAGGGCCTGATCGTCATCCATGACGATCGTATTGAAAAGGCCTGA
- a CDS encoding CsbD family protein — protein MSGTKDKAKGLANEAIGNVKQGVGKVTDNDKLRAEGKAQELKGEAQQIKGNVKDAVKKP, from the coding sequence ATGAGCGGTACTAAAGACAAAGCGAAAGGTCTGGCCAACGAAGCAATCGGCAACGTGAAACAGGGTGTTGGCAAGGTGACCGACAACGACAAGCTGCGGGCAGAGGGCAAGGCCCAGGAGCTTAAAGGCGAGGCGCAGCAGATCAAGGGCAATGTGAAGGATGCAGTGAAGAAGCCTTGA
- a CDS encoding YihY/virulence factor BrkB family protein: MIFPALQGLPLHRVLVRTIKEFLDDEMSTYASALAYQALFSLFPFLLFLIALIGFLHLPDFFSWLRLQSELVLPPQALEQVNPVIDQLQQSKGGLLSVGIVIALWTASAGVRLMMSAMNAAYDVPEGRPVWKRVPLSIFYTVGLAGMLLAAAALMVLGPQVMEWIAAQIGMQEFIVTLWTILRWPVIIMLLMVAVALIYYVMPDVKQKFRFITPGSVLAVVVWIVASLGFAYYVKTFADYNAMYGSIGAIIVLLLYFYISAAVLLLGAEMNAVIEHMSSEGKNPGEKDFEGHKAPETITVLGHEHPQPSQPQPSEPNPR; the protein is encoded by the coding sequence ATGATTTTTCCCGCCCTGCAGGGCCTGCCCTTGCACCGCGTACTGGTGCGCACCATCAAGGAATTTCTTGATGACGAGATGTCCACCTATGCCTCCGCGCTGGCTTACCAGGCGCTGTTCTCGTTGTTCCCTTTCCTGCTGTTCCTCATTGCCCTGATTGGTTTCCTGCATTTGCCCGACTTCTTTTCGTGGCTGCGCCTGCAATCGGAACTGGTATTGCCACCCCAGGCCCTGGAACAGGTCAACCCGGTGATCGACCAGTTACAGCAGTCCAAAGGCGGGCTGTTGTCGGTGGGTATCGTGATCGCCCTATGGACCGCCTCGGCCGGCGTGCGCCTGATGATGAGCGCGATGAACGCCGCTTACGATGTGCCCGAAGGCCGTCCGGTATGGAAGCGCGTTCCGCTTTCCATTTTCTACACCGTCGGCCTGGCCGGCATGCTGCTGGCCGCCGCAGCACTGATGGTACTGGGCCCGCAAGTGATGGAATGGATCGCCGCCCAGATCGGCATGCAGGAGTTCATCGTCACACTTTGGACCATCCTGCGTTGGCCGGTGATCATCATGCTGCTGATGGTGGCGGTGGCCCTGATCTACTACGTGATGCCGGACGTGAAACAGAAGTTTCGATTCATCACGCCCGGCTCGGTGCTGGCGGTGGTGGTGTGGATCGTGGCTTCACTGGGCTTTGCCTACTACGTGAAAACCTTTGCCGACTACAACGCCATGTACGGCAGCATTGGTGCAATCATCGTGCTCTTGCTGTATTTCTATATTTCCGCTGCCGTGTTGCTGCTGGGCGCGGAGATGAACGCGGTGATCGAGCACATGTCGAGCGAGGGCAAGAACCCGGGTGAGAAGGATTTCGAAGGGCACAAGGCCCCGGAAACCATCACCGTGCTGGGCCATGAACACCCGCAACCTAGCCAGCCCCAACCTTCTGAGCCAAACCCCAGATGA
- the def gene encoding peptide deformylase gives MIRDILKMGDERLLRIAPPVPEHMLGTVELQQLIDDMFETMRHVGGVGLAAPQIGIDLQLVIFGFERSERYPDAEAVPQTILINPVITPTSTEVEDGWEGCLSVPGLRGVVPRFKHICYEGVDPQGNPINRFADGFHARVVQHECDHLIGRLYPSRIQDFARFGYTDVLFPGLEVSDD, from the coding sequence ATGATCCGTGACATCCTGAAGATGGGCGACGAACGCCTTCTGCGCATCGCCCCGCCAGTGCCCGAGCACATGCTTGGCACCGTCGAACTGCAGCAGCTGATCGATGACATGTTCGAAACCATGCGCCATGTAGGCGGCGTAGGTCTTGCTGCCCCACAGATTGGTATCGACCTGCAGTTGGTGATTTTCGGTTTCGAGCGCAGCGAGCGCTACCCGGATGCCGAAGCGGTGCCGCAAACCATTTTGATCAACCCGGTCATCACGCCGACGTCCACCGAAGTGGAGGACGGCTGGGAAGGTTGCCTGTCGGTGCCGGGCCTGCGGGGTGTGGTGCCACGCTTCAAGCATATCTGCTACGAAGGGGTCGACCCCCAAGGCAACCCGATCAACCGTTTTGCCGACGGTTTCCATGCCCGGGTGGTGCAGCACGAGTGCGACCACTTGATCGGCCGGCTGTATCCGTCACGTATCCAGGACTTTGCCAGGTTCGGCTACACCGACGTGCTGTTCCCCGGGCTTGAGGTCAGCGACGACTGA
- a CDS encoding GNAT family N-acetyltransferase has translation MLDHFYRQHASRMRAASDAELWVARAPGIVAGLSLSAVGQGLWLTGLFVDPQQRGQGVAGRLIEAALEQARGPTWLFCHPDLAPFYQRLGFHLAGRLPETLASRLQRYQRSKCLVALQRGQSSLTSSPGNSTSV, from the coding sequence CTGCTGGACCACTTTTACCGCCAACACGCCTCGCGCATGCGTGCTGCAAGCGACGCTGAACTGTGGGTGGCGCGCGCGCCAGGCATCGTTGCAGGTTTGAGCCTGAGTGCGGTGGGCCAAGGCTTATGGCTGACGGGGCTGTTCGTCGACCCGCAACAGCGCGGCCAAGGGGTGGCCGGGCGGTTGATCGAAGCGGCACTGGAGCAGGCACGCGGGCCGACATGGCTGTTCTGCCACCCGGACCTGGCGCCGTTCTATCAGCGCCTGGGGTTTCACCTGGCCGGGCGACTGCCCGAAACCCTGGCCAGCCGGCTGCAGCGCTACCAGCGCAGCAAATGCCTGGTAGCCCTGCAGCGGGGTCAGTCGTCGCTGACCTCAAGCCCGGGGAACAGCACGTCGGTGTAG
- a CDS encoding DUF2790 domain-containing protein — MKPLLILALVGMSSFALADEAKPVSNEPVAQQYDYTMNLDIKRVINLSTIPNVCEVVPATMTYEDHQGQVHTIQYRAMGEGCQQG, encoded by the coding sequence ATGAAACCATTACTGATTCTTGCATTGGTCGGTATGTCCTCGTTCGCCCTCGCCGACGAGGCCAAACCTGTCTCCAACGAGCCTGTGGCCCAGCAGTACGACTACACCATGAACCTGGACATCAAACGGGTGATCAACCTGTCGACCATCCCCAATGTCTGCGAAGTGGTACCTGCGACCATGACCTATGAAGACCACCAGGGCCAGGTGCACACCATCCAGTACCGGGCCATGGGTGAGGGTTGCCAGCAGGGTTGA
- a CDS encoding nuclear transport factor 2 family protein, with amino-acid sequence MSSTAETEIRQLIERWMQAVRDRDIPNITAPYAEDIVAFDAIQALQFKGKAAYTAHWEMCMGMCTGPMVFELAELTVHTTGDLALAHWLNRCGPGDDESQCGFMRATVGYRRQGGQWQVVHEHWSAPFDMETQKALFDLKP; translated from the coding sequence ATGAGTAGCACCGCCGAAACCGAGATCCGCCAACTGATCGAGCGCTGGATGCAGGCCGTGCGCGATCGCGACATCCCCAACATCACCGCCCCGTATGCCGAAGATATCGTGGCCTTCGATGCCATCCAGGCCCTGCAATTCAAAGGCAAAGCCGCCTACACGGCGCACTGGGAAATGTGCATGGGCATGTGTACCGGGCCCATGGTCTTTGAACTGGCCGAACTCACCGTGCACACCACTGGCGATCTGGCCTTGGCGCACTGGCTGAACCGTTGCGGGCCGGGCGACGACGAAAGCCAGTGTGGCTTCATGCGCGCCACCGTGGGCTATCGTCGTCAAGGTGGCCAGTGGCAGGTCGTCCACGAACACTGGTCGGCACCCTTCGACATGGAAACGCAAAAAGCCCTGTTCGATCTCAAGCCCTGA
- a CDS encoding YciI family protein — MKYLCLVYCDEGLLHSLPDSPEDAECMAYAEAVHGTGRMLAAEALKPVQTATTVRVRNGHMSLTDGPFAETKEQLAGFYLVEARDLNEALNIAKGIPAARVGSVEVRPVRELQP, encoded by the coding sequence ATGAAATACCTGTGCCTGGTCTATTGTGACGAGGGGCTGTTGCACAGCCTGCCCGACAGCCCGGAAGACGCCGAGTGCATGGCCTACGCCGAAGCCGTGCATGGCACGGGGCGAATGCTGGCGGCCGAGGCGCTCAAGCCTGTTCAGACCGCCACCACGGTGCGCGTGCGAAACGGGCACATGAGCCTGACCGACGGCCCGTTTGCCGAAACCAAGGAGCAACTCGCCGGCTTTTACCTGGTGGAGGCACGCGACCTGAACGAAGCGCTGAACATCGCCAAGGGCATCCCGGCGGCACGGGTCGGCAGTGTCGAGGTGCGACCGGTACGCGAACTGCAACCCTGA
- a CDS encoding SRPBCC family protein: MSLAHPAQAQHELAISRLIDAPPARVFRAWTEPQWLMQWWGPHGMTTPECEMQLWTGGVFRTLMRAPDGSEYPTQGVFLEIAAPRRLVFTDAFGPGWVPSDKAFMTAVISFDDEQGKTRYTARAWHWNAADCRAHEEMGFYQGWGESLDRLVEVVTQRMPD; this comes from the coding sequence ATGAGCCTTGCACACCCCGCGCAAGCGCAACACGAGTTGGCTATCAGCCGGCTGATCGACGCACCACCAGCGAGAGTGTTTCGTGCCTGGACCGAGCCCCAGTGGCTGATGCAGTGGTGGGGGCCGCACGGCATGACCACCCCGGAGTGCGAGATGCAGTTGTGGACCGGCGGTGTCTTTCGCACCCTGATGCGGGCTCCGGACGGCAGCGAATACCCGACCCAGGGCGTATTTCTGGAAATTGCCGCGCCGCGCCGCCTGGTATTCACCGATGCCTTTGGCCCCGGTTGGGTACCGTCGGACAAGGCTTTTATGACCGCCGTGATCAGCTTTGACGACGAGCAGGGCAAAACCCGCTACACCGCCCGCGCCTGGCACTGGAATGCCGCTGACTGCCGCGCCCATGAAGAAATGGGCTTCTACCAAGGCTGGGGAGAAAGCCTGGACCGCCTGGTGGAGGTGGTGACCCAGCGGATGCCCGACTGA